tatggtGAGTTTCCTAGATGTATCTCCAAAACAATAATAGGTTCACTTTTACAAACACTAGTTGATGATGAGGTTTCTCGTTCAAGTTGTACACTCTATTGAAGCTCAGGTTCtgttaacaaaagaagaagaagagagtcagTTAGTATATTAGTTGAACGGAGAATATTGGAGAGAGCTAAATGATGCATGAGAGAAAGAAGTGACTTGATTTGTAATCATCCAAAAAAATACCAACTTTATATGTGAATTTGTCTTAATTTGCAAGTTATTAACCAACCTTGCGTTTGGGAATGCGACAATGACCCTTCTTGCTGGCCCTTTGATCTTACCAGTCGTTTCATCCGACTCAAACGTAGCCCACTTGACATTGCACCTGTCCATTGACGTAGCCTTAATCAAgttagatctctctctctctttctgaaTATAGTGTTGTTATATATGTGAGTTAGCTAGCTTAATTACATCTGGTCTTTGCATCTGATGCTCCTGTGTTGCTGGACTCTGCACCATTAGTACTGGACTTATTCAATGTCCTAGCCAGATGTTTCAGACGGCTCAGCCTTATACTACCCATCATTTTAGCCAGCTCCTCCACTGGTATTCCCACACCTGCAAGTcaccaaacacacacacacacatgataTACACTTTCACAACTATCTAGTTCTGAATTTACATTAATTACCTTTAGATGGAGCTAGAGCCTCACTCTGATCAGACGACTCAACCAAGCTGGCTCCAGAATCAGGCGGTGAATTCATTGCTCCTTGGCTGCATCCACTGATTGGTTGGATCTGAGAGTCAAGACGGTTTATCTCAGCTCTCTGCCTTCGCAGCTGATAGTTTTTGCGGCGCCTAGCCAAATGCTTTTCCCTCTCATCTTGGCTCATAGATTGtcttctttctctgtctcttaGACGCCGCCTTTCTCTTTCTTGCTCCTTCCTACTCTTCCTCGATTCCACAGCCTCTTCCTCCATTCTACTGCTCGCATATGACTCTGTATCTACTTAGAATCCAATTCGATATAAAAGGGTTACGATGACACCAAAAATCAGA
The sequence above is a segment of the Camelina sativa cultivar DH55 chromosome 10, Cs, whole genome shotgun sequence genome. Coding sequences within it:
- the LOC104718724 gene encoding zinc finger CCCH domain-containing protein 18 isoform X1; the protein is MEEEAVESRKSRKEQERERRRLRDRERRQSMSQDEREKHLARRRKNYQLRRQRAEINRLDSQIQPISGCSQGAMNSPPDSGASLVESSDQSEALAPSKGVGIPVEELAKMMGSIRLSRLKHLARTLNKSSTNGAESSNTGASDAKTRCAMSSGLRLSRMKRLVRSKGQQEGSLSHSQTQEPELQ
- the LOC104718724 gene encoding zinc finger CCCH domain-containing protein 18 isoform X2 — translated: MEEEAVESRKSRKEQERERRRLRDRERRQSMSQDEREKHLARRRKNYQLRRQRAEINRLDSQIQPISGCSQGAMNSPPDSGASLVESSDQSVGIPVEELAKMMGSIRLSRLKHLARTLNKSSTNGAESSNTGASDAKTRCAMSSGLRLSRMKRLVRSKGQQEGSLSHSQTQEPELQ